The Gadus macrocephalus chromosome 21, ASM3116895v1 genome has a segment encoding these proteins:
- the traf3ip2a gene encoding E3 ubiquitin ligase TRAF3IP2 isoform X2, with translation MSMASGLEAAWLPSCQRCNDDDAPRARPRLPGDPRPRPQGSQVHHRVRGPPSWEDQHGGSSRLWPQESSVEEPRSLDPPLPLVSDPFPPRHGTAVGAPMNGGCACQKPAHNNHVDDHHQHPQHRPPPGDGPARRMAPPGGGMGEVSVMTSYPAGLPQGDRTQEIRRTISLPEECRNVFITYSIDTARDMIPFSKFLSDQGFKPAIDIFDNPVRRMDITRWMDSYLNNKSVLIIVVISPKYKEDVEGEGDDEHGLHTKYIHSQIQNEFIRQGSLNFRLVPVLFPSAIKNKHVPSWLLNTRVYRWPQDTQDLLLRLLREERYVTPTLARDLTLTVRPL, from the exons ATGTCGATGGCGTCAGGCCTGGAGGCCGCCTGGCTGCCCTCCTGCCAGCGGTGTAATGATGACGACGCCCCCAGGGCCAGGCCCCGCCTCCCCGGGGACccgcggccccgcccccaggggTCCCAGGTGCACCACAGGGTGCGGGGTCCCCCGAGCTGGGAGGACCAGCATGGGGGTTCATCCAGACTGTGGCCCCAAGAGAGCTCTGTGGAGGAGCCCCGGAGCCTGGACCCTCCGCTCCCCCTGGTGTCggaccccttccccccccgccACG GAACGGCAGTTGGTGCTCCAATGAACGGGGGGTGCGCATGCCAGAAGCCAGCCCATAATAACCACGTCGacgaccaccaccaacaccctcAGCACCG GCCCCCTCCGGGCGACGGCCCCGCCAGACGGatggcgccccctggtggtgggATGGGGGAGGTCAGCGTCATGACGTCATACCCCGCGGGGCTGCCGCAGGGGGACCGGACCCAGGAGATCAGACGGACCATCAGCCTGCCGGAGGAGTGCA ggAACGTCTTCATAACCTACTCCATAGACACTGCCAGGGACATGATTCCCTTCAGCAAGTTCCTCTCTGACCAGGGATTCAAACCTGCG ATCGATATCTTTGATAATCCGGTCAGAAGGATGGATATCACCAGGTGGATGGACAGCTACCTGAACAAT AAATCGGTGTTGATCATCGTGGTCATTAGCCCCAAATACAAGGAGGAcgtggagggggaaggggacgaCGAGCACGGCCTCCACACCAAGTACATCCACAGCCAG ATCCAGAATGAGTTCATCAGACAAGGCTCGCTGAACTTCAGACTGGTCCCGGTCCTCTTCCCCTCCGCCATCAAG AATAAGCATGTCCCCAGCTGGCTGCTGAACACCCGTGTCTACCGATGGCCTCAGGACACACAGGACCTCCTGCTACGCCTCCTCCGGGAGGAGCGCTACGTCACCCCCACCCTGGCCCGGGACCTCACCCTCACTGTCAgacctctctga
- the traf3ip2a gene encoding E3 ubiquitin ligase TRAF3IP2 isoform X1 has protein sequence MEPFRGFCPHRSIPVENDESMSMASGLEAAWLPSCQRCNDDDAPRARPRLPGDPRPRPQGSQVHHRVRGPPSWEDQHGGSSRLWPQESSVEEPRSLDPPLPLVSDPFPPRHGTAVGAPMNGGCACQKPAHNNHVDDHHQHPQHRPPPGDGPARRMAPPGGGMGEVSVMTSYPAGLPQGDRTQEIRRTISLPEECRNVFITYSIDTARDMIPFSKFLSDQGFKPAIDIFDNPVRRMDITRWMDSYLNNKSVLIIVVISPKYKEDVEGEGDDEHGLHTKYIHSQIQNEFIRQGSLNFRLVPVLFPSAIKNKHVPSWLLNTRVYRWPQDTQDLLLRLLREERYVTPTLARDLTLTVRPL, from the exons ATGGAGCCTTTCAGAG GTTTCTGCCCTCACCGGAGCATCCCCGTGGAGAACGACGAGTCGATGTCGATGGCGTCAGGCCTGGAGGCCGCCTGGCTGCCCTCCTGCCAGCGGTGTAATGATGACGACGCCCCCAGGGCCAGGCCCCGCCTCCCCGGGGACccgcggccccgcccccaggggTCCCAGGTGCACCACAGGGTGCGGGGTCCCCCGAGCTGGGAGGACCAGCATGGGGGTTCATCCAGACTGTGGCCCCAAGAGAGCTCTGTGGAGGAGCCCCGGAGCCTGGACCCTCCGCTCCCCCTGGTGTCggaccccttccccccccgccACG GAACGGCAGTTGGTGCTCCAATGAACGGGGGGTGCGCATGCCAGAAGCCAGCCCATAATAACCACGTCGacgaccaccaccaacaccctcAGCACCG GCCCCCTCCGGGCGACGGCCCCGCCAGACGGatggcgccccctggtggtgggATGGGGGAGGTCAGCGTCATGACGTCATACCCCGCGGGGCTGCCGCAGGGGGACCGGACCCAGGAGATCAGACGGACCATCAGCCTGCCGGAGGAGTGCA ggAACGTCTTCATAACCTACTCCATAGACACTGCCAGGGACATGATTCCCTTCAGCAAGTTCCTCTCTGACCAGGGATTCAAACCTGCG ATCGATATCTTTGATAATCCGGTCAGAAGGATGGATATCACCAGGTGGATGGACAGCTACCTGAACAAT AAATCGGTGTTGATCATCGTGGTCATTAGCCCCAAATACAAGGAGGAcgtggagggggaaggggacgaCGAGCACGGCCTCCACACCAAGTACATCCACAGCCAG ATCCAGAATGAGTTCATCAGACAAGGCTCGCTGAACTTCAGACTGGTCCCGGTCCTCTTCCCCTCCGCCATCAAG AATAAGCATGTCCCCAGCTGGCTGCTGAACACCCGTGTCTACCGATGGCCTCAGGACACACAGGACCTCCTGCTACGCCTCCTCCGGGAGGAGCGCTACGTCACCCCCACCCTGGCCCGGGACCTCACCCTCACTGTCAgacctctctga
- the LOC132450266 gene encoding probable G-protein coupled receptor 139: protein MDSTSTAIFITVQKLYYPLLCILGIPANLVTFYLILVRRCGMSDSAVVYLSCLAVVDSLYLVWVILLDLTLHFWLLQPFWHSSPWCEVLTFLQHGALYSSSWVVVVFTVERYVVLSSTAAVRHLSRPRVPRITCVAVVMLSHLASVPMAWINAPTPVNVTVDGANVTLPRCRYRDEAYSTALVWVTSILSVGVPVVLLIVFNYLIGYHLSRAGRLFSREEQRVMSGRTTRSLVRRSILLLGTVSVAFVALSLPRFVTYCILRTVYNSPAFDRNDYGLPINVAGDLANMLHNLNSTTNFLLYCMVSRRFRRELLELLSCRRAPGEPSSGPTNTSLGWGRAYTLPQPRDRPPGGPWVVADTHPDKNQADTHPDKNQADTHPDKNQADTNPYKNQADTHPDKNQADTHPDKNQADTHPDKNQADTHPDKNQADTNPDKNQADTNPYKNQADTNPYKNQADTNPDKNQADTNPYKNQTDTNPDKNQADTNPYKNQADTNPDKNQADTNPYKNQADTNPYKNQADTNPYKNQADTNPDKNQADTNPDKNQD, encoded by the exons ATGGACAGCACCAGCACAGCCATCTTCATCACCGTTCAGAAGTTATACTACCCCTTGCTATGCATTCTGGGTATCCCAG CCAACCTGGTCACCTTCTACCTGATCTTGGTGCGGAGGTGTGGCATGTCGGACTCGGCCGTGGTGTACCTGAGCTGCCTGGCGGTGGTGGACTCCCTCTACCTGGTGTGGGTCATCCTGCTGGACCTCACCCTCCACTTCTGGCTGCTGCAGCCCTTCTGGCACTCCTCGCCGTGGTGCGAGGTGCTGACCTTCCTGCAGCACGGCGCCCTCTACAGCTCctcctgggtggtggtggtgttcacCGTCGAGCGCTACGTGGTGCTCAGCAGCACCGCCGCCGTGCGCCACCTGTCCCGCCCCCGCGTCCCCAGGATCACCTGCGTTGCCGTGGTGATGCTGTCCCACCTGGCGTCCGTGCCCATGGCCTGGATCAACGCCCCGACGCCCGTCAACGTCACGGTGGACGGGGCCAACGTCACGCTGCCGCGGTGCCGCTACCGCGACGAGGCGTACTCCACGGCGCTGGTGTGGGTCACCAGCATCCTCTCCGTGGGCGTCCCCGTCGTCCTCCTCATCGTCTTCAACTACCTGATCGGGTACCACCTGAGCCGCGCCGGCCGGCTCTTCAGCCGCGAGGAGCAGCGGGTGATGAGCGGGCGGACCACGCGCAGCCTGGTCCGCCGCTCCATCCTGCTGCTCGGCACGGTGTCGGTGGCCTTCGTGGCGCTGAGCCTGCCGCGCTTCGTCACCTACTGCATCCTGCGCACCGTGTACAACAGCCCCGCCTTCGACCGCAACGACTACGGCCTGCCCATCAACGTGGCGGGCGACCTGGCCAACATGCTGCACAACCTCAACTCCACCACCAACTTCCTGCTCTACTGCATGGTCAGCCGCCGCTTCCGCCGggagctgctggagctgctgagCTGCCGGCGGGCCCCGGGGGAGCCCAGCTCCGGGCCGACCAACACCTCCCTGGGCTGGGGGCGGGCCTACACCCTGCCCCAGCCCAGGGACCGCCCCCCGGGAGGCCCCTGGGTCGTG GCGGACACTCACCCGGACAAGAACCAGGCGGACACTCACCCGGACAAGAACCAGGCGGACACTCACCCGGACAAGAACCAGGCGGACACTAACCCCTACAAGAACCAGGCGGACACTCACCCGGACAAGAACCAGGCGGACACTCACCCGGACAAGAACCAGGCGGACACTCACCCGGACAAGAACCAGGCGGACACTCACCCGGACAAGAACCAGGCGGACACTAACCCGGACAAGAACCAGGCGGACACTAACCCCTACAAGAACCAGGCGGACACTAACCCCTACAAGAACCAGGCGGACACTAACCCGGACAAGAACCAGGCGGACACTAACCCCTACAAGAACCAGACGGACACTAACCCGGACAAGAACCAGGCGGACACTAACCCCTACAAGAACCAGGCGGACACTAACCCGGACAAGAACCAGGCGGACACTAACCCCTACAAGAACCAGGCGGACACTAACCCCTACAAGAACCAGGCGGACACTAACCCCTACAAGAACCAGGCGGACACTAACCCGGACAAGAACCAGGCGGACACTAACCCGGACAAGAACCAGGACTGA